A region from the Sorex araneus isolate mSorAra2 chromosome 6, mSorAra2.pri, whole genome shotgun sequence genome encodes:
- the LOC101537254 gene encoding olfactory receptor 56B1-like: protein MSESLKASNTSKVQVSEFILMGLPGIHSWQHWLSLPLALLYLIAIGANILILITIFQDPALQQPMYYFLGILSVVDMGLATTIMPKILAIFWFNAKVISLPECFAQIYAIHCFIGMESGIFLCMAFDRYVAICHPLRYPSIVTNGLIFKVTLFMVLRNGLGVIPVPVLAAQRNYCSKNEIDHCLCSNLGVTSLACDDKRPNSICQLVLAWVGMGSDLSFILLSYSLILRSVLKLNSAEAASKALSTCSSHLILILFFYTAVVVVSITHLAETKATLIPVLLNVLHNVIPPSLNPMVYALRTKELRVGFRKAFCLGIENKIRH, encoded by the coding sequence ATGTCTGAATCTCTGAAAGCCTCCAATACCTCCAAAGTCCAAGTCTCTGAATTCATCCTGATGGGATTGCCAGGCATTCACAGCTGGCAGCACTGGCTCTCCTTACCACTAGCGCTACTCTACCTCATAGCTATTGGTGCTAACATCCTCATCCTCATTACCATCTTCCAGGATCCTGCTCTGCAGCAGCCCATGTACTACTTCCTAGGCATTCTCTCTGTGGTGGACATGGGTCTGGCCACCACCATCATGCCCAAGATCCTGGCCATCTTCTGGTTTAATGCCAAGGTCATCAGCCTTCCCGAGTGTTTTGCTCAGATTTATGCCATTCACTGTTTTATTGGCATGGAGTCTGGAATATTCCTCTGCATGGCTTTTGATAGATATGTAGCTATTTGCCACCCTCTTCGTTACCCATCAATTGTCACCAATGGCTTAATCTTCAAAGTGACACTGTTCATGGTGCTTAGGAATGGATTAGGTGTCATTCCTGTGCCTGTGCTTGCAGCCCAGCGTAATTATTGTTCCAAAAATGAGATAGATCATTGCCTGTGCTCTAATCTTGGGGTGACAAGCCTCGCTTGTGACGACAAAAGGCCAAATAGCATTTGTCAGTTGGTTCTGGCGTGGGTTGGAATGGGGAGTGATCTAAGCTTTATCTTATTGTCATATAGTTTGATCCTTCGCTCTGTACTTAAACTTAACTCTGCTGAAGCTGCATCCAAGGCTCTGAGCACTTGCAGTTCCCATCTCATCCTTATTCTCTTCTTCTACACAGCTGTTGTAGTGGTTTCAATAACTCACCTGGCAGAAACTAAGGCTACTTTGATTCCAGTTCTACTCAATGTGCTACACAACGTGATTCCCCCTTCCCTCAACCCAATGGTTTATGCACTCAGAACTAAAGAACTTAGAGTGGGCTTCCGAAAGGCATTTTGTTTGggtattgaaaataaaataagacactaG